The window TATTTGGCTGCAACCAAATTATAAGGCTTGTAGAATACCAAGATTGCTCATACAAGTTGCCAACAATACCAACTAATTTCTTTGGTTTTATTTGATTGTGCCTGATTTTGTGGAGCATGTTATATATAAATTAAGGGTGTTTGGGTATTTGTTGACGATATTGGGTAAGCTTCCAATATCGTTTTTTTGTTTTCTGTCCTATAAACTTAATTAGAAATGAATACAAAATAAAAAAGGCACTTCACAATTTGGCTGCAACCAAAATTGTGAAGCCCTGAATAGACAGCCAAGACTGACTAGACAAGTTGCCCATAGGTAATACCGAAGCACTACCTTATAATATTGTACATAATTTCTGTAGAAATTTCTAGTCTTACAGAGAAATTTCTCATAAATAAGACAATAAAGGTCTTATTTCGTTGAATCTATTGAAGCACTAATAGTGAAGTTTTGACTATTACTGCTTTTTTATTTGTATTCTTTCTAATAATTAGATAAGGAGGTAAACTTAGATGAGCATTTCAGAATTAGAAATGGATGCAATGTTTAGATTTGAATTTCAATCAAAACTTGGAAATCTTTTAAAGAATGATAAGGACTTTATGTATTTAAAAGGTATTTGTCAATTAGCTAACGTGGAACTAGAAAAAAATTCTGATGAAGTAACAGCTGATGATGTCGATTTTGTTAACACAAGTCTTTTGGAAAGAGCATTTTATTTGGCTTTTAAAGAAGGTTTCGAAGCGTCAGAAAAATACTTCCCTAAGAATTCCAGTGTTTAATAAACTATCAGCTAAGAGGTGTTGATATGACATTCTTAGAAGTAGATTTAACTTTATTTTCAAAAAAGGTCCAATGGTTTTATATCCTCGAAAACAACTCCTATTGTATTTGATTTTAACTATTAAATAAATAGACTACAAATAGAGATAGCTGTATGTATCTTTATTTGTAGTCTGTATATTATTCTACAATCATCCAGTTTTCAAATTTTTGCAATTCTAAATCGAATTGTGAGATTTGATAGGCTTTTGTTTGTTGATTAAGATATTTTACTGATAGTTGAACGGATATATTTTCGTTCTTTTCTTTTGTATAAACAGGGTTGAGTATTTCTATAAAAAGATACTCTTTCTCAATTGGTTTTAACACACTATTACTTACATAATAGGAAAGTTCCTCTTTGCTAGCTACAGTATAAATCTTAAAAAAAGTTTCTAAAAATGAGTCAATTTCTTTTATGGTAGTTGCTTCAATTGTATTATCAGTAGTTTGATTAGCTAATTGATAGGAAGATTTAGTAGGGTGGCTACTAACAGTTGGATTCTTTGTAATGACCATATTCTGTTCATTATCTACATATACAGTAAGTGTGTAGACAGATTCTATAGTTTGTTTGTTATTTTGTTCAGTAATTACCTGAGAAACTGAGAATAGAACATCAAAGTTATGATTGTCTAATTGTTTAATCTCCCAGAACTGAATAGATCCAACGATAGAACTTGTTGGAATATCCGTTCTTATTGTATCAGCATTTAATAATTGTAATTCATCTGTTAAATAGCCTTCTAAACTTTCAGTTCTATTTTTTAAAGCATCTGGTTGATGCTCCCATGAATAAAACAGTTGAATAAAATTTTTAGAAAAGCTTTGTATTTTACTTGTATCAACAATTCTTTGCTCAATCACTTCTTTTTCATGAACTGTATGCATATCTATAGCTGTAAAATTCTTATAGATTGCAAATAATAAGCTACTAGCAAGTAACACCCACAGTAATGTAGTAGTCTTTTTATGTGTTCCTACTTTAATAGTTGGAACTTTTTTTTGTTTTATAACTTTTTCTTTTCGTTCAATTTTAATTTTCATAGATAAATTCCCTTCTTAATCTTAGTCGTTCATAATACGTCCTGCACCAATTAAATGCTCTTGCCAATAGCTATTTGTAAGGTCAGCATAGCCGATGGGGTCGCCTGCATGATACATTTTATTGTTTCCTACATAAATTCCTACATGAGTCACATAATCTATCGTGTTGTATGTGGAATGGAAGAAAACTAAATCACCTGCTTTAGCTTGTTCCAAAGAAATGTGTTGTGTAGCTTCATACTGTGCTTGCGCAATCCGTGGAAGATTTATTCCTGCTTTTCCATATGTCCACTGTGTTAATCCGCTACAATCGAATGATGTTTCCGGACTTGCGCCACCAAAAACATATCGCCAACCTTGATACTTCAATGCTTCATTCATAATAATCTGCATGGTTTCATCATCAAATTGAGTAACTGTTAAATATTGAGAAACCAACTTCACATAAAATTGGTTTCCATAGTTATATCTCCAACCACCATTTATTGGAATTGCAATTGGATTCGGATAGTCTACTTTTTGTCCCTTGGCTATCTCCTTGGAAAAGCTTTCTGCTAGCTCATAAGAGTATTGCTTTCCATGGGTAGCGATATAGTTTAAAAAGCCACCACCGAAGTTATAAGACTGAATAACTGAATCAATATCACAATCATTGGCAAGAGAGGTGGTTAAAAGTTCTGAAAAATATTTACAACCTTGCTCAATAGATTGCTCTGTAGAAATACTGTTTGGTGCCAATCCTAACGACTCACTACTTTGCATGACATCTTGTCCTTGTCCTTTAGATTCAACTTGCATGATGGCTAATATATAGTTGACATAGTCTTCAATTCCATATTTTTTACAGTATTTTTCTACTGTAGCTTGATGTGCAATAACTTCTTCGGAAAGATTCATTTCACTTAAGTTTGTATCTGGATTAGAAGAACTTTTTTCGTCATTATCATCTGCAAAGAGAATCGTTGAAAAAATCAACAAATTAAATAGAATAAGAAAGATACTACTAACAGCAATAATGATTTTTATTTTTAGCAACTTCATTTTCTTTGACCTCTAGTATTTTTCCTAACTGTATTCCGTCGATTGAACTTCTTATTATTAGGTGATTTAGTTATTTGCTTACGTGATTGCTGTTTATTTCTATTTTTTTCAGGAGTGACTCGTTTTTGTCCAACTGAATTTCGATTCTGTTTTTTATTGATACGCTCAGTACTCTTATTCTTAGCATGAGTACGATATTTAGGAGTTGAATTTGTAATTTTCTTATGACTAATTTTTTTAGAATCTTGTTTTTTAGGATAAATTGACCGTTTATTTTGACTGTTAGATGAGTTTGTTGTATTCAACCTTTTTTGTGTTTCTCTTGATTTTTTTGGTTTTTGTCCTATTTTCTTAGATATAATCGGTGCTTTTGGTTTGGCTGACTGTGTTTTATTCTTCTGTTTTGGATTCTTGGATGTCGGAGTGGCACCCTTCTTTTTAGGTTTCTTGGCTCCATTAGTCTTTTTAGATGACCGACGACCTAGTTTCCTTTGTATTTTTCTCGTTTGGCGTTGCATCAACATACGTGGTTTACGCATCATTCGTTTTCCAATTGTTTGAGAATCGCTACTTTGCAAGGCAAACATACTCATTAAATCACCTAATTTAAAATAGATGCCTACAAATGTTACTATCTGTAAAAAAGCAGTCATGAAAAAAGGCGAACTGGAAGACAACGAATAAAGCATCGTTGAAATGCTGAATGCAATTGTAATAATCAACGTGATTCCTGCACGGGTCATAATAACATTGAAAAGCTTTATGACAGCTCGTTTACTGGTACTATTGAATGTTGGAATCATGCTAAGCAAAAAGCTAACAGGCAAGAACATGGCATAGATAATAAAGAGAACTTGAGAAAATATCATAATACCTGTTAGTAAGAAAATAAAGACTGATATCCCAATGTTGAATAGAAATAAAAAGAAAACAATCCCTAAACGATTAATGGTTTTAGTAATCGTTAAGTTACTATTTTCCTTATTTTCAATTTCATCTTTTATGATGTTTTCCCTATCTGTACCGTTGTTAGTGTAGGGGCTAGTTGCAACCAGTCCTTCAACTCGTTCTGCTCCAATATTTTCTACATTAGAATCACCAAATTGAAGCAAAAGCCATGGTTGCTTAATTTGAATAGAAAATAAACTATCTCTTATTAAATCTACACTATCTCTTCCCTTTGATTCTGAATCAGGTAAAATAATTTTTGTACCAACATCTAAGCTTGCTTGACTAATATCAGAAGAAAATTCATTAATCTTTATAATATAGTCTGGAGCATAGGCAATAAAAGAAGCAGAAAGAATAAAAACTACGAAAAAATTTGTTATTGCTTGAATCGCTTTAGTTGTCTCTCTTTTTAGTAAGCCTACATAAGT is drawn from Carnobacterium gallinarum DSM 4847 and contains these coding sequences:
- a CDS encoding lysozyme family protein, which produces MKLLKIKIIIAVSSIFLILFNLLIFSTILFADDNDEKSSSNPDTNLSEMNLSEEVIAHQATVEKYCKKYGIEDYVNYILAIMQVESKGQGQDVMQSSESLGLAPNSISTEQSIEQGCKYFSELLTTSLANDCDIDSVIQSYNFGGGFLNYIATHGKQYSYELAESFSKEIAKGQKVDYPNPIAIPINGGWRYNYGNQFYVKLVSQYLTVTQFDDETMQIIMNEALKYQGWRYVFGGASPETSFDCSGLTQWTYGKAGINLPRIAQAQYEATQHISLEQAKAGDLVFFHSTYNTIDYVTHVGIYVGNNKMYHAGDPIGYADLTNSYWQEHLIGAGRIMND
- a CDS encoding conjugal transfer protein, which gives rise to MKIKIERKEKVIKQKKVPTIKVGTHKKTTTLLWVLLASSLLFAIYKNFTAIDMHTVHEKEVIEQRIVDTSKIQSFSKNFIQLFYSWEHQPDALKNRTESLEGYLTDELQLLNADTIRTDIPTSSIVGSIQFWEIKQLDNHNFDVLFSVSQVITEQNNKQTIESVYTLTVYVDNEQNMVITKNPTVSSHPTKSSYQLANQTTDNTIEATTIKEIDSFLETFFKIYTVASKEELSYYVSNSVLKPIEKEYLFIEILNPVYTKEKNENISVQLSVKYLNQQTKAYQISQFDLELQKFENWMIVE